The following are encoded together in the Halopiger aswanensis genome:
- a CDS encoding ABC transporter ATP-binding protein has product MARVTLDNVTKRYEDVVAVDDMNLEIEDGEFVTLVGPSGCGKSTTMETIAGLTKPTEGTIRIGDADVTTLPPKDRGVAMVFQNIALFPHMDVYDNISFGLRLRKYNEEEIDQRVDRAAEIVQLEGMLDRMPDELSGGQQQRVAIARAIVREPAVFLMDEPLANLDAKLRVHMRTELQRLHKQLDTTIIYVTHDQAEAMTMSDRIAVINNGRLQQIAPPLECYNEPANLFVAGFIGSPSMNFVEGELTANGLTTEHFDIAFDPADLEGASIGDTVTMGVRPEDIYRTDAAQSLPTASAPIDATTDVLEPMGDEIFVYLSLDDGGAGATMTSEQAASAANQLLMSVDPDAAIDEDDDVSVVLDRSKIHLFDAASGEALVHGLDELTTGPATGAESAESAGSAGSAGGQRE; this is encoded by the coding sequence CGAGATCGAGGACGGCGAATTCGTCACCCTCGTCGGCCCTTCCGGTTGCGGGAAGTCGACGACGATGGAGACGATCGCCGGCCTCACCAAGCCGACCGAGGGGACGATCCGCATCGGCGACGCGGACGTCACGACCCTCCCGCCGAAGGACCGGGGCGTCGCGATGGTCTTCCAGAACATCGCCCTGTTCCCCCACATGGACGTCTACGACAACATCTCGTTCGGCCTGCGGCTGCGCAAGTACAACGAAGAGGAGATCGACCAACGCGTCGACCGCGCCGCCGAGATCGTCCAGCTCGAGGGGATGCTCGACCGGATGCCCGACGAACTGTCGGGCGGCCAGCAACAGCGCGTCGCGATCGCCCGCGCGATCGTGCGCGAACCCGCGGTCTTCCTGATGGACGAGCCGCTGGCCAACCTCGATGCAAAACTCCGCGTCCACATGCGCACGGAGCTCCAGCGGCTCCACAAGCAACTGGACACGACGATCATCTACGTCACGCACGACCAGGCCGAGGCGATGACCATGTCCGACCGGATCGCGGTCATCAACAACGGCCGGCTCCAGCAGATCGCCCCGCCCCTGGAATGTTACAACGAACCGGCGAACCTGTTCGTCGCCGGCTTCATCGGTTCGCCGTCGATGAACTTCGTCGAAGGGGAGTTGACCGCGAACGGGTTGACGACCGAGCACTTCGATATCGCGTTCGATCCCGCCGACCTCGAGGGCGCCTCGATCGGCGACACGGTGACGATGGGCGTTCGGCCGGAGGACATCTACCGGACCGACGCGGCCCAGTCGCTCCCGACGGCGTCGGCGCCGATCGACGCGACGACGGACGTCCTCGAGCCGATGGGTGACGAGATCTTCGTCTACCTCTCGCTCGACGACGGCGGCGCGGGCGCGACGATGACCAGCGAACAGGCCGCGAGCGCGGCCAACCAGTTGCTGATGAGCGTCGATCCGGACGCGGCGATCGACGAGGACGACGACGTCAGCGTCGTCCTCGACCGCTCGAAGATCCACCTGTTCGACGCCGCCAGCGGCGAGGCGCTCGTCCACGGCCTTGACGAACTAACGACGGGGCCCGCAACGGGTGCGGAGAGTGCGGAAAGTGCAGGCAGTGCGGGCAGCGCGGGTGGTCAGCGTGAGTAA
- a CDS encoding Gfo/Idh/MocA family protein — protein MTATETDPQSVRTGIIGLGNIGHHHADRLVEHGVPLVGGMDVDAGARERFATHYDVEVYDDHRDLFDAVDAVVITTPNRFHEEYAVDAFERDLHVLLEKPLAHSVESARRIADAVVDADGVCMVGFNNRFLNAVRLVRNRIDRGEFGEVTHVEANYVRRRGVPGRGSWFTRREVSGGGALIDLGVHAIDLAMYLLDYPAVEDVSGVARSEFGARDDYAYLEMWGDDQGPGAFDVDDSASAFIRCAGDRTVSLEVAWATNRPPTHEFVVRGTEAAARFDLLTNELTIYSASADGPDHMLDTSIETAENDTHADEQAAFFDAIADGRCGGSTVEEGLTVQRIVDAIYRSSERGGAVSLGDESP, from the coding sequence ATGACGGCGACCGAGACGGACCCCCAGTCCGTTCGCACCGGCATCATCGGACTCGGAAATATCGGCCACCACCACGCCGACCGGCTCGTCGAGCACGGCGTCCCGCTCGTCGGCGGGATGGACGTCGACGCGGGGGCTCGCGAGCGGTTCGCGACCCACTACGACGTCGAGGTCTACGACGACCACCGCGACCTCTTCGACGCCGTCGACGCGGTCGTCATCACCACGCCCAACCGGTTCCACGAGGAGTACGCCGTCGACGCCTTCGAGCGCGACCTCCACGTCCTCCTCGAGAAACCCCTCGCGCACTCCGTAGAGAGCGCCCGGCGGATCGCCGACGCGGTCGTCGACGCCGACGGGGTGTGTATGGTCGGGTTCAACAACCGGTTCTTAAACGCCGTCCGCCTCGTCCGCAACCGGATCGACCGCGGCGAGTTCGGCGAGGTGACCCACGTCGAGGCCAACTACGTGCGCCGGCGGGGCGTCCCCGGTCGCGGCTCGTGGTTCACCCGGCGCGAGGTTTCCGGCGGCGGCGCGCTCATCGATCTGGGCGTTCACGCGATCGACCTCGCAATGTACCTGCTGGACTACCCCGCCGTCGAAGACGTCTCCGGGGTCGCCCGCTCCGAGTTCGGGGCCCGCGATGACTACGCCTACCTCGAGATGTGGGGCGACGATCAGGGGCCGGGCGCCTTCGACGTCGACGACTCCGCGAGCGCCTTCATCCGCTGTGCGGGGGATCGAACCGTCTCCCTCGAGGTGGCGTGGGCGACCAACCGCCCGCCGACCCACGAGTTCGTCGTCCGCGGCACCGAGGCCGCCGCGCGGTTCGACCTCCTGACGAACGAACTGACGATCTACTCGGCGAGCGCGGACGGGCCGGATCACATGCTCGACACGAGCATCGAAACTGCGGAGAACGACACCCACGCCGACGAACAGGCGGCGTTCTTCGACGCGATCGCCGACGGCCGATGCGGCGGCTCCACCGTCGAGGAGGGGCTGACCGTCCAGCGGATCGTCGACGCGATCTACCGCTCGAGCGAGCGCGGCGGCGCCGTCTCGCTCGGCGACGAATCGCCGTAG
- a CDS encoding DUF7344 domain-containing protein: protein MTSERMQPAMVDRVYDLLSDRRRRHLLYLLLDGDRLPVDEIALRLAAWEGETPLPAVEDDRRRRIATALRHNHLPRLADHDVIEYDPDGETVAPGPDFDAVESVVRRASAIEIDANPADGTSSTWSNGFSD, encoded by the coding sequence ATGACGTCGGAACGGATGCAGCCAGCGATGGTGGATCGCGTCTACGACCTCCTGTCCGATCGGCGGCGCCGACACCTGCTCTATCTCCTGCTCGACGGTGATCGGCTGCCCGTCGACGAGATTGCGCTCCGACTCGCGGCGTGGGAAGGCGAAACGCCGCTGCCCGCGGTCGAAGACGACCGGAGACGGCGAATAGCCACGGCGTTGCGGCACAACCACCTTCCCCGACTCGCCGACCACGACGTCATCGAGTACGACCCCGACGGGGAAACGGTCGCTCCCGGCCCCGACTTCGACGCGGTCGAATCCGTCGTCCGTCGCGCCTCCGCGATCGAAATCGACGCGAACCCGGCCGACGGTACGAGCAGCACGTGGTCGAACGGGTTCTCCGACTGA
- a CDS encoding DUF5791 family protein, which yields MFHEQRRTVPGSPDELLAEYRDDLAAAVEEYGPEAAAADTDVDRDAIDRLLEGDRPEFTLEEAAQLQALSERAPDAETIVDMGCEHLLLGMSTAVLDVDALETEVALEMDAKEIQQKIEQRAPMSFAEYAHIQYAIADNTP from the coding sequence ATGTTCCACGAACAGCGACGGACCGTTCCCGGCTCGCCCGACGAACTGCTGGCAGAGTACCGCGACGACCTCGCGGCCGCCGTCGAGGAGTACGGCCCCGAGGCGGCCGCCGCCGACACCGACGTCGATCGCGACGCGATCGACCGGTTGCTCGAGGGCGACCGTCCCGAGTTCACGCTCGAGGAGGCCGCCCAGTTGCAGGCGCTTTCCGAGCGCGCGCCGGACGCGGAAACGATCGTCGACATGGGCTGTGAACACCTCCTGCTGGGGATGTCGACGGCGGTGCTCGACGTCGACGCCCTCGAAACCGAGGTGGCGCTCGAGATGGACGCCAAGGAGATCCAGCAGAAGATCGAACAGCGCGCGCCGATGTCCTTCGCGGAGTACGCCCACATCCAGTACGCAATCGCGGATAACACGCCCTGA
- a CDS encoding SDR family oxidoreductase produces the protein MEIAILGCGYIGLELGRQLTARGHDAVGVRRSDAGLEAIGDAGFEAVRADITDRDELERVPDVDAIVFAASSGGRGADAAREVYVEGLRTAIEAFGDREDAPERLIYTSSTGVYGDHDGDWVDETTPIEPTTAKTEVLAEAERIARELPSEYGYDGTVARYAGLYGPDRYRLERYLEGPVTEGYLNMVHRDDAAGSVRFLLEADLARGEVVQVVDDEPAPKWEFADWLADQCGLEEPPKRTKDDRLEDDDLSEAARRRILTSKRCSNAKLRELGYEFAYPTYREGYRDAIDAYRAD, from the coding sequence ATGGAAATCGCAATTCTGGGCTGCGGGTATATCGGCCTCGAGTTGGGCCGCCAGCTGACGGCCCGAGGCCACGACGCCGTCGGCGTTCGCCGGTCCGACGCGGGCCTCGAGGCGATCGGGGACGCCGGCTTCGAGGCCGTCCGGGCCGATATCACCGACCGCGACGAACTCGAACGAGTACCCGACGTCGACGCGATCGTCTTCGCCGCGAGCAGCGGCGGCCGCGGCGCCGACGCGGCCCGCGAGGTCTACGTCGAGGGACTGCGCACCGCGATCGAGGCCTTTGGCGATCGCGAGGACGCTCCCGAGCGATTGATCTACACTTCCTCGACTGGCGTCTACGGCGACCACGACGGCGACTGGGTCGACGAGACGACGCCGATAGAGCCGACGACCGCCAAGACCGAGGTGCTCGCCGAAGCCGAACGGATCGCCCGCGAACTCCCGTCCGAGTACGGATACGACGGCACCGTCGCCCGCTACGCCGGCCTCTACGGGCCGGACCGCTACCGTCTCGAGCGCTATCTCGAGGGACCGGTCACTGAAGGGTACCTGAACATGGTCCACCGAGACGACGCGGCCGGTTCGGTCCGATTCCTGCTCGAGGCGGACCTCGCCCGCGGCGAAGTCGTGCAAGTCGTCGACGACGAACCCGCACCCAAGTGGGAATTTGCCGACTGGCTCGCCGACCAGTGCGGTCTCGAGGAGCCGCCCAAGCGGACGAAAGACGACCGCCTCGAGGACGACGACCTCTCCGAGGCGGCCCGACGGCGCATCCTGACGAGCAAGCGCTGCTCGAACGCCAAACTGCGCGAGTTGGGCTACGAGTTCGCGTACCCGACCTACCGGGAGGGGTACCGCGACGCGATCGACGCCTACCGAGCCGACTGA
- a CDS encoding DHH family phosphoesterase, which translates to MGDPGAGRTDAAVEPIATVSVVDEAIEMATSLEPLVLSLLVLALVALVLGGWWLIRWFRRPPGARFRRVLEGHEEVSVLMHPNPDPDAMSCAMAVKAIADAVGTDTTLQYAGEIRHQENRAFRTVLDLDLESIESSSELATDAVVLVDHNTPRGFTGAQTIEPIAVVDHHPGNGTGTEFTDVRTEYGAAATIFVEYLEDIGATTPDEDGGAFELTPELATGLLYGVQADTNHLTNGCSQAEFDACASLYDGIDEDLLDRIANPQVSDDVLQIKATAITEKRVEGSFAVCDVGTVSNTDAIPQAADELMHLEGVTAVVVYGENDGTLHLSGRSRDDRVHMGETLRHAVSDIPMANAGGHARMGGGQVSVEHMRGIGPSDGIDRAEFEERLFSAMAGER; encoded by the coding sequence ATGGGCGATCCGGGCGCCGGACGCACCGATGCGGCCGTCGAGCCGATCGCGACCGTCTCGGTCGTCGACGAGGCGATCGAGATGGCGACCTCCCTCGAGCCGCTGGTGCTTTCGCTGCTGGTTCTCGCGCTCGTCGCGCTCGTCCTCGGCGGCTGGTGGCTGATTCGGTGGTTCCGCCGCCCGCCCGGCGCACGCTTCCGGCGCGTCCTCGAGGGCCACGAGGAGGTGTCGGTGCTGATGCACCCCAACCCGGATCCGGACGCGATGTCGTGTGCGATGGCGGTCAAGGCGATCGCCGACGCCGTCGGCACCGACACAACGTTGCAGTACGCCGGCGAGATCCGCCACCAGGAAAACCGCGCGTTCCGGACCGTCCTCGATCTCGACCTCGAGAGCATCGAGTCCAGTTCCGAACTCGCGACCGACGCGGTCGTTTTAGTCGATCACAACACGCCGCGGGGTTTTACCGGCGCGCAGACGATCGAACCGATCGCGGTCGTCGACCACCATCCCGGCAACGGGACCGGAACGGAGTTTACGGACGTCCGGACCGAGTACGGCGCCGCGGCGACGATTTTCGTCGAGTACCTGGAAGACATCGGCGCGACGACGCCCGACGAGGACGGCGGGGCGTTCGAACTCACGCCGGAGCTCGCGACCGGACTCCTCTACGGCGTCCAGGCCGACACGAACCACCTGACCAACGGCTGCTCGCAGGCCGAGTTCGACGCCTGCGCGTCGCTGTACGACGGGATCGACGAGGACCTCCTCGACCGGATCGCGAACCCGCAGGTCAGCGACGACGTGCTCCAGATCAAGGCGACGGCGATCACGGAGAAACGCGTCGAGGGCTCGTTCGCGGTCTGTGACGTCGGCACGGTGTCGAACACCGACGCGATTCCCCAGGCCGCGGACGAACTCATGCACCTCGAGGGGGTCACTGCGGTCGTCGTCTACGGGGAGAACGACGGCACGCTGCACCTCTCCGGGCGCTCTCGAGACGACCGGGTCCACATGGGCGAGACCCTCCGCCACGCGGTCAGCGACATTCCGATGGCCAACGCCGGCGGCCACGCGCGGATGGGCGGCGGCCAGGTTTCGGTCGAGCACATGCGCGGCATCGGCCCCTCCGACGGGATCGACAGGGCGGAGTTCGAGGAGCGGCTCTTTTCCGCGATGGCCGGCGAGCGCTGA
- a CDS encoding carbohydrate kinase family protein: MSYDDVLTRLERLTSGGANDPQTIVALPDGSVDHWYAVVGEGGERLESPAAFARQLESGLETVSLEPLEVRPGGQAVNAALQAHALGEDVTLVGHLDHPVFDELPFDARSMGSPAHIRVLAFDGDDVLLAEPGPTAEWRLEDLLAVIEWERLTGADALCCPNWVSVRGLTAVFERLGSSTIDHRLPVVVDPGALETVEPSALADFFDALSQADSGDADPSADSGVELVISVNPTEFEAAAAVALEDGAAQPASESAPEPTPERVESLRSALAVSGVVSHGSAAAVGATRSDAVSVPMLEIESPRTSTGAGDRFSGGLASALAREWPFETALALGNACAAAFVESAATADPAALRSFVREHGIGRDDGGP; this comes from the coding sequence GTGAGTTACGACGACGTACTGACTCGTCTCGAGCGCCTCACCAGCGGCGGCGCCAACGATCCCCAAACTATCGTCGCCCTCCCCGACGGTAGCGTCGACCACTGGTACGCCGTCGTCGGCGAGGGCGGGGAGCGCCTCGAGTCGCCCGCTGCCTTTGCCCGCCAGTTGGAGTCCGGGCTCGAGACCGTCTCGCTCGAACCGCTCGAGGTTCGGCCGGGCGGCCAGGCCGTCAACGCCGCACTACAGGCCCACGCGCTCGGCGAGGACGTGACGCTGGTCGGCCACCTCGATCACCCGGTGTTCGACGAGTTGCCCTTCGACGCGCGATCGATGGGCAGCCCCGCGCACATCCGCGTGCTCGCGTTCGACGGCGACGACGTCCTGCTCGCGGAACCCGGGCCGACCGCCGAGTGGCGTCTCGAGGACCTGCTCGCCGTTATCGAGTGGGAACGCCTGACCGGCGCGGACGCGCTGTGCTGTCCGAACTGGGTGTCGGTCCGCGGGCTCACCGCGGTCTTCGAGCGACTTGGATCGTCGACGATCGATCACCGGCTCCCGGTGGTCGTCGATCCCGGCGCCCTCGAGACGGTCGAGCCGTCGGCGCTCGCGGACTTTTTCGACGCGCTTTCGCAAGCTGACTCAGGCGACGCGGATCCGAGTGCCGATTCGGGCGTCGAACTGGTCATCAGCGTCAATCCGACGGAGTTCGAGGCCGCAGCGGCCGTCGCACTCGAGGACGGGGCAGCGCAACCGGCATCGGAGTCGGCGCCCGAGCCGACACCGGAGCGCGTCGAATCGCTCCGCTCGGCGCTCGCGGTGTCGGGCGTCGTCTCCCACGGCTCTGCGGCGGCCGTCGGCGCGACGCGCTCGGATGCAGTTTCGGTGCCGATGCTCGAGATCGAATCGCCGCGGACGTCGACCGGCGCGGGCGACCGGTTCTCCGGCGGGCTGGCCTCCGCGCTCGCTCGCGAGTGGCCGTTCGAAACCGCGCTCGCGCTCGGCAACGCGTGTGCCGCCGCGTTCGTCGAGAGCGCGGCGACGGCGGATCCGGCGGCGCTTCGGTCGTTCGTTCGAGAACACGGTATCGGTCGCGACGACGGCGGGCCCTAG
- a CDS encoding HVO_0758 family zinc finger protein yields the protein MKSVRKALRDGELDKDTYDRLVCGECEKPLKTENDPDSIKTVRICPDCDSEWKEIR from the coding sequence ATGAAATCTGTCCGGAAGGCACTCCGCGATGGCGAACTCGACAAGGACACCTACGATCGGCTCGTCTGCGGCGAGTGCGAGAAGCCGCTGAAGACTGAGAACGATCCGGATTCCATCAAGACGGTCCGGATCTGTCCGGACTGCGATTCGGAGTGGAAGGAGATTCGCTAG